The following proteins are encoded in a genomic region of Candidatus Methylomirabilota bacterium:
- a CDS encoding type II toxin-antitoxin system PemK/MazF family toxin → MGVVVTRAGRARGEVHLVRLDPTLGSEIQKTRPCLVVSPDELNQYLRTVIIAPMTTGGAQYPWRVPCRFRRRSGFVALDQIRTVDAERLLRRLGRLRPQTVAAVLQRLQEMFAG, encoded by the coding sequence ATGGGAGTGGTAGTGACGCGGGCCGGACGGGCCCGCGGCGAAGTCCATCTGGTTCGGTTGGACCCGACCCTTGGCAGCGAGATTCAGAAGACTCGTCCCTGCCTCGTCGTGTCACCTGATGAGCTCAACCAATACCTTCGCACCGTGATCATCGCGCCGATGACCACGGGCGGCGCGCAGTACCCATGGCGGGTGCCGTGTCGCTTTCGGCGCCGATCCGGCTTCGTCGCCTTGGACCAGATCCGCACGGTCGATGCCGAACGGCTGCTCCGCCGGCTAGGTCGGCTCAGACCGCAGACGGTTGCGGCAGTCCTTCAGCGCCTCCAAGAGATGTTCGCGGGGTGA
- a CDS encoding SUMF1/EgtB/PvdO family nonheme iron enzyme — protein MGFVEIPEGAFWMGWPDGERGGRGEQPRHRVWLDRFAIATHPVTNAEYGEFLAATGAPPPPFRTDPRFSDAAQPVVGVTWGEAVAYCAWLGRVTGRPHRLPTEAEWEHAARGGLDGARYPWGDASPEAVFPGVRLPLAGPPPVGSGPSNGFGLTDLSGCVHEWCLDWHDEGYYAASPERNPPGPAQGIRRASRGGAWRHQIPWSPVAHRSSLPPHLRYSDYGFRVAAGLDGTAGS, from the coding sequence ATGGGGTTCGTCGAGATTCCCGAGGGCGCGTTCTGGATGGGCTGGCCGGACGGCGAGCGCGGCGGACGGGGCGAGCAGCCGCGCCACCGGGTCTGGCTCGACCGGTTCGCCATCGCCACCCACCCGGTCACCAACGCCGAGTACGGCGAGTTCCTGGCCGCCACCGGCGCGCCGCCTCCGCCGTTCCGCACAGACCCTCGCTTCAGCGATGCAGCGCAGCCGGTGGTCGGCGTCACCTGGGGCGAGGCGGTCGCCTACTGCGCCTGGCTCGGCCGGGTGACGGGGCGCCCTCACCGCCTGCCGACCGAGGCCGAGTGGGAGCACGCGGCGCGGGGCGGGCTCGACGGGGCTCGCTACCCGTGGGGTGACGCGTCCCCCGAGGCCGTCTTTCCCGGCGTGCGGCTACCCCTGGCCGGTCCGCCGCCGGTCGGCTCGGGTCCATCCAACGGCTTCGGCCTCACCGACCTGAGCGGCTGTGTGCACGAGTGGTGCCTCGACTGGCACGACGAGGGCTACTACGCCGCCTCCCCCGAGCGGAACCCGCCGGGCCCGGCCCAGGGGATCCGCCGCGCCTCGCGCGGCGGCGCCTGGCGTCACCAGATCCCCTGGAGCCCGGTCGCCCACCGCTCGAGCCTGCCCCCGCACCTCCGCTACTCCGATTACGGCTTCCGCGTCGCGGCCGGCCTCGACGGAACGGCCGGAAGCTGA
- a CDS encoding alcohol dehydrogenase catalytic domain-containing protein has translation MRFRAAVLHEVGGPVVVQAVDAGPLGPTDVLVRNAASGLCHTDLEVIQGAQRYPLPIVLGHEGAGVVEAVGPAVTQVRPGDHVICAHNASCGRCFYCDTSSTGTSRGLANTSGWATTARCFSGTIGSGARWPEPPT, from the coding sequence ATGCGATTCCGGGCCGCGGTGCTGCACGAGGTGGGGGGACCGGTGGTCGTCCAGGCCGTGGACGCGGGGCCGCTCGGCCCCACCGACGTGCTCGTCCGGAACGCGGCGAGCGGACTCTGCCACACCGATCTGGAGGTGATCCAGGGCGCCCAGCGCTATCCCCTGCCGATCGTGCTGGGCCACGAAGGGGCGGGGGTGGTGGAGGCCGTCGGACCCGCGGTCACCCAGGTCCGACCCGGTGACCACGTGATCTGCGCGCACAACGCGAGCTGCGGCCGCTGCTTCTACTGCGACACCTCTTCAACTGGTACATCGCGAGGCCTCGCGAATACGTCGGGCTGGGCAACTACGGCGAGATGTTTCTCCGGGACGATCGGTTCTGGGGCGCGATGGCCCGAACCGCCTACCTGA
- a CDS encoding AbrB/MazE/SpoVT family DNA-binding domain-containing protein: MTTKTRIVRIGNSRGIRVPKILLEQAQLPDEVELHAEPGRLVVQGARRPRTGWAEAARAMSKHGHDDLLDEPTATRFDREEWEW, encoded by the coding sequence ATGACGACCAAGACGCGCATCGTCCGGATCGGCAACTCGCGGGGCATCCGGGTTCCCAAGATTCTCCTGGAGCAGGCGCAGTTGCCCGACGAGGTGGAGTTGCATGCCGAGCCTGGCCGCCTCGTCGTCCAAGGGGCGCGCCGACCCCGGACGGGCTGGGCGGAGGCGGCGCGGGCCATGTCCAAGCATGGGCATGATGACCTGCTCGATGAGCCGACCGCCACCCGTTTCGATCGGGAGGAATGGGAGTGGTAG
- a CDS encoding sugar ABC transporter permease: MARTAYLTGITIPPELALGTALAVLFRQRIPGSAALRVLFMLPMVATPVAMALVWSMLLTPTGGLFNHLLEQVGLPPSLWATHPDTVIPSLAMVDVWQWTPMVTLIVLAGLDSLPREPFEAAVIDGASAWQAFRRITLPLLKPTLAVAAMFRTIDSLKAFDVI; this comes from the coding sequence ATGGCCCGAACCGCCTACCTGACCGGCATCACGATCCCACCCGAGCTGGCCCTGGGCACGGCCCTCGCCGTCCTCTTCCGCCAGCGCATCCCCGGGAGCGCGGCGCTGCGTGTCCTGTTCATGCTCCCGATGGTGGCGACGCCGGTGGCCATGGCCCTGGTCTGGAGCATGCTCCTCACGCCGACCGGCGGACTGTTCAACCATCTCCTCGAGCAGGTGGGGCTGCCCCCCTCCCTGTGGGCGACCCACCCGGATACGGTGATCCCGTCCCTGGCGATGGTCGACGTCTGGCAGTGGACCCCCATGGTCACCCTCATCGTCCTGGCCGGCCTGGACTCACTGCCCCGGGAGCCCTTCGAAGCGGCGGTGATCGACGGCGCCTCGGCCTGGCAGGCGTTCCGGAGGATCACGCTGCCCCTCCTCAAGCCGACGCTGGCGGTGGCGGCCATGTTCCGGACCATCGACTCCCTCAAGGCCTTCGACGTGATCTAA
- a CDS encoding NAD(P)-dependent oxidoreductase: MSDDRPAIGYIGLGLMGAHMPPRLLDAGYPVTVWNRTRAKMEHALARGARPGRSPADVARQSEVIHLCLLDTAAVEAVVFGADGVAGAAGPTKLLVDHSTISAEATRRMAARLRAETGMGWVDAPVSGGTMGAAAGTLVMMVGGEAADVERVRPVAQHLSRRFAHLGPVGAGQTTKMINQIGVACLYVVLAEMVTLARHGGVTAELLPEVLEGGFADSRLLQVMGPRMIAGDFRPVGQVRTMLKDLELLQQLATATRTALPMTALATQLFRLHDNRGHGELDITSIIKLFEPHS; encoded by the coding sequence ATGAGTGACGACCGGCCCGCAATCGGCTACATCGGGCTCGGCCTGATGGGGGCCCACATGCCGCCGCGCCTCCTGGACGCGGGATACCCGGTGACGGTGTGGAACCGCACGCGGGCCAAGATGGAGCATGCTCTGGCCCGGGGCGCCCGGCCGGGCCGGTCACCGGCCGACGTCGCGCGGCAGAGCGAGGTGATCCACCTGTGCCTGCTCGACACGGCGGCGGTGGAGGCCGTCGTGTTCGGCGCCGACGGGGTCGCGGGAGCGGCCGGCCCGACGAAGCTCCTGGTCGATCATTCGACGATCAGCGCGGAGGCGACCCGGCGGATGGCCGCCCGGCTCCGGGCCGAGACCGGGATGGGGTGGGTGGATGCCCCGGTCTCCGGTGGCACCATGGGCGCCGCCGCCGGCACCCTCGTCATGATGGTGGGCGGGGAGGCGGCCGACGTCGAGCGCGTCCGGCCGGTGGCCCAGCACCTGTCGCGCCGCTTCGCGCACCTGGGGCCGGTGGGCGCCGGGCAGACCACCAAGATGATCAACCAGATCGGCGTCGCCTGCCTCTACGTCGTGCTGGCCGAGATGGTCACCCTGGCCCGCCACGGGGGCGTCACGGCCGAGCTCTTGCCCGAGGTGCTGGAGGGCGGCTTCGCCGACTCGCGCCTCCTCCAGGTCATGGGGCCCCGGATGATCGCCGGGGACTTCCGGCCGGTCGGTCAGGTGCGGACGATGCTCAAGGACCTCGAGCTCCTCCAGCAGCTGGCGACGGCGACCCGCACGGCGCTCCCGATGACCGCCCTGGCGACCCAGCTCTTCCGCCTGCACGACAATCGCGGGCACGGCGAGCTCGACATTACGTCGATCATCAAGCTCTTCGAGCCGCACTCGTAG